The genomic DNA GTTGAGGTGATTAAAACTAGCAAGGTTCCCACCATCTTTGCGGAAGTATCAATCAATCCGAAATTGATTACGACTGTTGCGAAGGAAGCTAATGTCAAAGTTTCGGAACGCGAACTCTATGCCGATGGTTTGGGAGCAAAAGGCAGTGAAGCTGAAACCTATGCTGGGATGTTGATTGCAAATACTCGCACGATTGTTGAAGGATTGGGTGGCAAGTACACCGCATTTCAATTGAAAACGCCTTAGCGAAAAATCAATGCAAAGCGATCGCAAAACTAACTACTGAATGATGATCTAATTGTTGATTTAGTCAGTGCGGGAGCAATGCGATCGCCTTTACAATGACTTGCACCTTAAAAGTATCACCAAAACACATAAAGTTATATGGATGCGATCGCGCAATTCGTTCATGAGTTTATTGGTCTATGGATATCGCATATTTGTTTTCTGATTTTAATTGATGAGAGGCGATCGCCCATGATTTACAAATTGCTTTCACACTCTTGAAAGACTGAATGTAAAGCCCCTAATGTCTTATCCGTATCATCGGCAGCATACATTCCTGTTTCATAGACTTCTCCTGCGATCGCTAGTTTATAAAATATCCAGCCTTGCCCATTAGTGACAATTCCCAACACATCAATCTCTTTATTTGCTTGCCGATTTTCCCATTGGCAGGCTTGCATTTCTACTAGGCACTGAGCTAGACCTTGCTCAAAGTCGTCACGTTTGGCTTCGACAATACATAGGAATGGGGTATCTAAATAGTCCTGTCTAGGGGCAATTAGATAATCGGCATTGCCAACTAAAATATCGCTTTCTATTTTTCCTCCTTTCCATATTTTCAGCTTGTCGCTGCTATCCATTGCTTCTTCACAAAAGGCATCGATTAGAAGCTTTTTGGATTCTTCATAACTCCGTAGATCGAAGTTGCGATGCAAGCGTTCCAATCTTTTGATAAAAAATTCACTAGGGGCGATCGCTATGTCTGGTAAGTTCCAATGGGTTAAAGTTTTGATTCCTAGCTGTTTATATGCCGAGGCAAGATCGAAGCTAGAGAAGCTTTTCTTTTTAGATTTTGGTAGTTTTGTCTGTTTCATAGGATTGTTAGATTTTTCTACATTTTATGGTTTTGCAAACTCAGTCACTTTAAATCTATACGGTAACTATTAACCGCTAACTAATTCTTGAAAGCGATCATCATCTCTAATTCCATCAAATTCTGGATCTTCTTTTGCCCGCTTTTTAGTCTCATCAGCTTCTCGATCAATTGCTAAAGTTAGATATTTTATGGAGTCATCAATATTTTTTTGCAGGGCATAGCAGCAAGCTTTGCCATAGAGAGCATCAACATGATTAGGATTATTTTGTAAGATTCCATCACAAGCTTCTGTTCCTTCTGCATATCGTCCCATCCAAGCAAACAAAACACCACGATTAATTCGGGATTGTAAATCATTGGGATCTGATTCTATAGCTTGATTAAAGTCAGTTAGAGCCTTGTCATATTGTCCGAGTCTTGTCAGCGAAATACCTCGACCTCGAAAAGCTTCGTGATAGTCAGGTTTGAGTTTTAAGGCTTTGTCATAGGCGGCGATCGCTTCTTCATTTCTTCCTAAATTACTTAGCGCAATGCCTCGTAAATTCCATGCTTCGAGTAAGTCAGGTTTTAATTGCAAGGCTTTGTCATAGGATATGAGCGCTTCTTCGTTTCTTCCTAAATTAATTAGCGCAATGCCTCGGAAATTCCATGCTTCGTGGCAATCAGGCTTGATTTTCAAAGCTTTGTCATAGGATGTGATCGCTTCTTCACTTCTGTCTAATTGTCTTAGCGCAATGCCTCGGAGGTTCCATGCTTCGAGTAAGTCAGGTTTGATTTGCAAGGCTTTGTCATAGGCAGTGATCGCTTCTTCGTATTTCTTTAGTGAAATGTAAGAATTTGCAACTTCAAAGAAAACTTTACTAAAAGCGTCGGGGTTTATTTTGTTTTCAAGCAAATTAGCCTGCTGTTCAGCTTGTTTCAGCACATCTAATTCTTGACCTGAGCGACAACGCCAAGACTTGCTCATTAAAGCAGTCCATTTGGCGACTCCATCAGAAAGAGAATCAATTTGTTCAAAACATTTTTCTATCCCATTTTCTATGGTTTCTAGTAAAGCTTTTGGCAGCACAGCGTCATTAACTTCCACTTTAGGACTTGGCGGAGAATTCATGATAAGCCAACCAAAAGGTATCAAGCGCTTGATATCTTCTAAAAATCTTTTGTTTTCTTGATGTAAGAGTATGTTCTCAGAAACTTCTGCTTCAGAGAGGATTGCGGTAAAAGGAGCGATTACAACTGAAATTTGATTGAAGAAGCGAGAAGCAAAAAAGTGATTTAAGAAATATTGCTTACATTCATCACGGCGCAAATTGAAAAATGCGTGGTAAATAGACTCGGCTGTATATCTACACCAAATTTCATTCTCATATTTCTCCGATTCATATAAATTGGGCGGTACTTCCCGATCTGCTAATTCCTCAAAATATTTTTGTAATTGTGAATGTATATTCCGAAACTCGTTAGCACTATTGCCATGAAGAGACTGCCGAATTACATCTCTTGCCACATCCTTTAGACAGTATCTGTAGTTACTATCTTCCACAAAGTCAACAAGGTCATAACCTTTCAGCCACTCAAAGCAATTCAAGTTAGGATCGACACCAGTTACAAAATCAAGATCTCGACAAGCCACTAATTTCTGTAGCAAAGGCTTATCGAACCAGCGACAACAAGCCGCTAACTGCAACAAACTTTTTTGCTGTTCAGTCAAACCCTTAAATAAACGTTCAGAAATTTCCTCAGTAAAATTAATTGGCTCACCATCTTCTTTTTTCTTTCTGATAAGGTCTAAGTAAAATGGCAACCCTTTAGTAAGTTTATTCAGTTTCTCAATATCTCTTCTGTCAGAAACACCAATTTTCTCTAAATAGCTCTTTGTCTGCTCCTTTTCAAATATCTTTAATGGAGTTTCCTGAACTAACTTAGACTCCCTAGATAATTCTTTCCAACCATCTTTTTTGAACAATTGAAACCGTCCCGCCATCAATATGCGGACTTTGCTATTTTTCAGTTCTTTGTTTTGTAGCAACACCTCCCGCAACCAGCGATCGACATCTGGCGAAACCTTCTCATAGGTATCCACAATCAGCACAACTGGAACTCGCTTAGCATGGTTTACCAAAGTCTCGACAAAAGCTTGAGTGAGCTTAGGTAAAGGCTCTAGCATCAATTCCTGTATTTCCGCCTTTTGGGTCGCCCTATGCTTTGCCAGCAAATTATCCTTGAGCGATAAAACTGTAACAGCACCATCAACGGCTGTATCCGCCACATTACTTACCGTAGTCGATGTCACCGAAGATACTAATGATGACAAAGGTGTATTGATCCCCATTGTCATGGCTGCTGAGCCTGCAACACCTAATGCATTGAGTGCAAGTTTAGCAACTTGTTTAGCTAGACCTATTTGTTCTGGATTAATCGCCCCCCCTTTATCAATAGGTTCAGATAGCAAAGCGTTAAGAGTTTCTTTGTAAGTTTTATACTTCTCTGCAAAAGGATCGAGATTAGATTTTGGGAGTAGATCTTTTACGTCTTTTTGCGAAAGTCCAAGTTGCGGCAAATTTTCATGCAGCTTCACCATCACGTCAAGAGGCGTTTCCGTGAATGTCGCGAAGGAAAATTTAGTAAAGTGAACTTTATTTTTGTACTGCTCCTCTAACTTTTCCTGAGTCTTATTCAATATCGTAGACTTACCCACACCCCCGATCCCCCAAACATAAAACATCATTGGAGATGCTTCTGGTTGTGCGATCGCCTTAGTGATGCGATCGATTAACGCTTTTTCTTCTGGTCGAGCAATGTGGTAATCAGTCATGAATGAAATTCTACTATTTGCAGCTTATCGAAATCATAGAAAACTATTTCTAAAATTCTAACCTAATTTAGATTCTAATCTTATTTTTTATTCATATTTGATTGCGGTTAGTAATATAACTAGATCAT from Pseudanabaena sp. BC1403 includes the following:
- a CDS encoding tetratricopeptide repeat protein gives rise to the protein MTDYHIARPEEKALIDRITKAIAQPEASPMMFYVWGIGGVGKSTILNKTQEKLEEQYKNKVHFTKFSFATFTETPLDVMVKLHENLPQLGLSQKDVKDLLPKSNLDPFAEKYKTYKETLNALLSEPIDKGGAINPEQIGLAKQVAKLALNALGVAGSAAMTMGINTPLSSLVSSVTSTTVSNVADTAVDGAVTVLSLKDNLLAKHRATQKAEIQELMLEPLPKLTQAFVETLVNHAKRVPVVLIVDTYEKVSPDVDRWLREVLLQNKELKNSKVRILMAGRFQLFKKDGWKELSRESKLVQETPLKIFEKEQTKSYLEKIGVSDRRDIEKLNKLTKGLPFYLDLIRKKKEDGEPINFTEEISERLFKGLTEQQKSLLQLAACCRWFDKPLLQKLVACRDLDFVTGVDPNLNCFEWLKGYDLVDFVEDSNYRYCLKDVARDVIRQSLHGNSANEFRNIHSQLQKYFEELADREVPPNLYESEKYENEIWCRYTAESIYHAFFNLRRDECKQYFLNHFFASRFFNQISVVIAPFTAILSEAEVSENILLHQENKRFLEDIKRLIPFGWLIMNSPPSPKVEVNDAVLPKALLETIENGIEKCFEQIDSLSDGVAKWTALMSKSWRCRSGQELDVLKQAEQQANLLENKINPDAFSKVFFEVANSYISLKKYEEAITAYDKALQIKPDLLEAWNLRGIALRQLDRSEEAITSYDKALKIKPDCHEAWNFRGIALINLGRNEEALISYDKALQLKPDLLEAWNLRGIALSNLGRNEEAIAAYDKALKLKPDYHEAFRGRGISLTRLGQYDKALTDFNQAIESDPNDLQSRINRGVLFAWMGRYAEGTEACDGILQNNPNHVDALYGKACCYALQKNIDDSIKYLTLAIDREADETKKRAKEDPEFDGIRDDDRFQELVSG